The following proteins are co-located in the Peptococcaceae bacterium 1198_IL3148 genome:
- a CDS encoding copper amine oxidase N-terminal domain-containing protein, which translates to MEGEQINFDAQPVIDGGRTLVPFRQIFEALGAEVDYDSHSKVALGTKDDVTIELPINQALAYINDEKLELDVATQVLKGRTMVPLRFIGESLGYEVEAKQTASGLKIYIGEDLQSIDTAGQELNSYVLDIIDTYEIGKYPYLMNGDYNNYNGVTTNLVYQDKIIAKANPRGDLASHCVGITFEVFFKAMQQRNEDLGISVDNFNDMTWQELQDFMLTWYVAKGDKSISNVAVAVEKYGLGKRIGNIADAQPGDFVDISRENNTGHTVIFIDAIKKDGQIVGFKYWSSQESTNGIAYKTEYFNLKDQNGNKYGNVMADKVYIARVSAVADYQ; encoded by the coding sequence GTGGAAGGAGAACAAATCAACTTTGATGCCCAGCCGGTAATAGATGGAGGAAGAACATTGGTTCCTTTTCGCCAAATATTTGAGGCTTTGGGAGCAGAAGTGGATTATGACAGCCACTCAAAGGTTGCTTTAGGCACTAAAGATGATGTGACCATTGAACTGCCAATTAATCAAGCGCTGGCCTATATCAATGATGAAAAATTAGAGTTGGATGTGGCTACCCAGGTGTTAAAAGGCCGCACCATGGTACCCCTGCGGTTCATTGGTGAATCGTTGGGTTATGAAGTGGAAGCAAAACAAACGGCGTCAGGTTTGAAAATTTACATTGGCGAGGATTTGCAAAGTATAGATACAGCCGGCCAAGAGTTAAACAGTTATGTGTTAGATATTATCGATACTTATGAAATTGGTAAATACCCTTATTTGATGAATGGTGATTACAATAATTACAACGGGGTGACCACCAATTTAGTTTATCAGGATAAAATTATTGCCAAAGCTAATCCCCGTGGCGATCTGGCCTCCCACTGTGTGGGTATCACCTTTGAAGTGTTCTTTAAAGCCATGCAGCAGCGAAATGAAGATTTGGGAATATCTGTTGATAACTTTAATGACATGACATGGCAAGAGTTACAGGACTTTATGCTTACTTGGTATGTGGCTAAAGGCGATAAATCTATCAGTAACGTTGCGGTGGCGGTGGAAAAGTATGGCCTGGGTAAACGGATTGGAAATATAGCCGATGCTCAACCCGGAGATTTTGTGGACATCTCCAGGGAAAACAATACCGGCCATACCGTGATATTTATTGATGCCATTAAAAAAGACGGCCAGATCGTTGGTTTTAAGTATTGGTCATCCCAAGAGTCAACCAACGGCATTGCTTATAAAACTGAGTATTTTAATCTTAAGGATCAGAATGGTAACAAATATGGCAATGTGATGGCTGATAAAGTTTACATTGCCCGGGTGTCTGCGGTGGCGGATTACCAATAG
- a CDS encoding N-acetylmuramoyl-L-alanine amidase family protein, with amino-acid sequence MKRSLTLLIFLGIIMLLLPVQAFAGNIDVYVDGNQLTFDSPPIIDNNRTLVPFRYIFEALGAEVSFDAATRTAIGTKDNLTIRLPINQNKGYINNEAVQLDVASQLIKGRTLVPLRFIGESMGCEVEAKNSASGMVINITSKTDNDHSSSDPIPVAARSLSDLEVEADEEQFVLELEVEEGVNNSFTLSNPYRLVLDLENTAWQKADIPSFDCDFVAGIRVAQNQETKTRVVLDLNQPVTFHLDQQEDKLIVTVKPKHVWKPDYNVVVLDAGHGGGDVGAIGYSGAYEKNLVIDITQLVEKKLADKGFKVVMTRPGDQTRSLAERVEIANQTNAFAFVSIHANTAASRQATGLEVYTKRGSDHTFAKIMVDSILAQTGQNNRGDREADFYVIKNTVMPAILIETGFISNPQEEQFLWNKANQEKIAEGIVNGIINFRSKFVR; translated from the coding sequence ATGAAACGATCACTGACACTACTAATCTTTTTAGGCATAATTATGCTACTATTGCCGGTACAGGCTTTTGCTGGCAATATCGACGTTTATGTCGATGGCAACCAACTAACCTTTGATTCGCCACCAATTATTGATAACAATCGTACATTGGTACCCTTTAGATATATTTTTGAAGCCCTTGGGGCAGAAGTTAGTTTTGATGCCGCCACCAGAACGGCTATCGGCACTAAGGACAACCTTACCATTAGGCTGCCAATTAATCAAAACAAGGGTTATATCAACAACGAGGCTGTCCAGTTAGATGTGGCGTCGCAGTTAATTAAAGGTCGCACCCTAGTACCCCTACGCTTTATTGGTGAAAGTATGGGATGTGAAGTGGAGGCAAAAAATTCAGCCAGTGGCATGGTGATCAACATCACCAGTAAAACCGATAATGACCACAGCTCTTCTGACCCAATTCCGGTGGCAGCCCGGTCACTGAGCGATTTAGAGGTGGAAGCAGATGAAGAGCAGTTTGTTTTAGAACTGGAAGTTGAAGAGGGTGTAAATAATAGCTTTACCCTCAGTAACCCCTACCGATTGGTGCTAGACTTAGAAAATACTGCTTGGCAAAAGGCTGATATTCCCAGTTTTGATTGTGATTTTGTTGCCGGCATTCGGGTGGCGCAAAATCAAGAAACCAAAACCCGGGTGGTGTTGGATTTAAATCAGCCAGTGACATTCCATCTAGATCAACAGGAGGACAAGTTGATCGTTACTGTCAAGCCTAAGCATGTATGGAAACCCGATTACAATGTAGTGGTCCTTGATGCCGGACATGGTGGTGGTGATGTGGGAGCCATTGGTTACTCCGGTGCCTATGAGAAAAACTTGGTCATTGACATTACTCAACTGGTTGAAAAGAAATTGGCAGACAAAGGGTTTAAAGTGGTCATGACCCGGCCCGGAGATCAAACCCGTTCCTTAGCTGAAAGAGTAGAAATTGCCAATCAAACCAATGCCTTTGCCTTTGTCAGTATTCATGCCAATACCGCTGCCAGTCGACAAGCTACCGGGCTGGAAGTCTATACCAAACGTGGTTCCGATCACACCTTTGCTAAAATTATGGTGGATTCAATTTTAGCCCAAACGGGACAAAACAATCGTGGCGATAGGGAAGCGGATTTTTATGTAATTAAAAACACTGTCATGCCAGCTATTTTAATTGAAACCGGCTTTATCAGTAACCCTCAGGAAGAACAATTCCTGTGGAACAAGGCAAATCAAGAAAAGATAGCAGAGGGCATAGTGAACGGAATAATTAATTTCAGAAGCAAATTTGTAAGGTAG